Below is a window of Moorella thermoacetica DNA.
TATTGCCGGGAGTGCGATTATGCGGCCAATGTGGAAATCGCCGTGGCAAAAGCCCTGCCCATGATAGCGACGGAAAATCCCGCTCCTTTAAAGGAAGTGGCTACACCGGGGCAAAAGACGGTGGCGGAAATCTGCACCTTCCTGGAGGTCACCCCGGACAGGCTCATCAAAACCCTCTTTTACGAGGCCGACGGCCAGCTTATTGCTGCCCTGGTTCGCGGCGACAGGGAGCTCAACGAAGTCAAGCTCCAGAATCATCTCGGCTGCCGGCACCTGCTCCTGGCAGACCCTGAAAGGGTGCGGAAGGCCACCGGGGCGCCGGTCGGCTTTGTCGGCCCGGTGGGCTTGCAGGGTATACCCCTTTACGCCGACCTGGAAATACCCTACCTGGTCAACGGGGTGGCTGGTGCCAACCGGGAGGGCTACCACCTGGTAAACGTCAACCCGGGCCGGGACTTTAACCCCACAGCTGTGGTCGACATCCGCCAGGTGGAGGCCGGGGAACCCTGTCCCCAGTGCGGTGCCCCCCTGGCCCAGGCCCGGGGGATCGAGGTTGGCCAGGTCTTCCAGTTAGGAACCAAATATAGCGGCGCCCTGGGAGCCAATTATACCGACGCCCGGGGCCAGGAGCATCCCATCGTGATGGGCTGCTATGGTATTGGCGTTAGCCGGACCATGGCGGCGATTGTCGAGCAATGCCACGACGACCAGGGGATTATCTGGCCTTTGAGCGTTGCTCCCTACCAGGTGGTTATTATCCCGGCCTCCCTGAAGGATGACGGCCAGCGGCAAGTGGCCGAAGGGCTGTACCGGGAACTGGCCGCCGCCGGGGTGGAAGTCGTCTATGACGACCGGGATGAACGGGCCGGTCTCAAGTTTGTCGAGGCGGACCTCATCGGTTATCCCCTGCGGATAACCGTCGGCAAGAGGACCATCACCAGCGGCACGGTGGACGTTAAATGGCGGTCCCGGAAGGAGGAAACACCGCTGCCCCTGGAGGGGCTGTCGGCGCAGATCCAGGCCTTGCTGGCCCGGGAGATGGAAAAGTACCGGTAATAAGAGGCTGATGGGGATGTCTACAAAGGAAAACATCTGGCTGCAACTACTTCAGGGCGGGGCGGTGCGCAAAGTAGAGATTACCCGCCGGGAGGGCAGGTGTTGCCTCTGGCTCTGTCCACCCCATCCC
It encodes the following:
- a CDS encoding proline--tRNA ligase, coding for MRASELLAPTLRETPAEAEIVSHQLLLRGGFIRKAAAGIYTYLPLGRRVLAKIEQIIREEMDRAGGQEVVLPIIQPAELWQESGRWEVYGEEMFRLQDRHRRQFCLGPTHEEIITALVRSEVTSYKQLPLLLYQIQNKYRDERRPRFGLLRGREFIMKDLYSFDLDQEGLNQSYRKMYQAYSNVFRRCGLDFRPVQADSGAIGGNYSHEFMALATAGEALLVYCRECDYAANVEIAVAKALPMIATENPAPLKEVATPGQKTVAEICTFLEVTPDRLIKTLFYEADGQLIAALVRGDRELNEVKLQNHLGCRHLLLADPERVRKATGAPVGFVGPVGLQGIPLYADLEIPYLVNGVAGANREGYHLVNVNPGRDFNPTAVVDIRQVEAGEPCPQCGAPLAQARGIEVGQVFQLGTKYSGALGANYTDARGQEHPIVMGCYGIGVSRTMAAIVEQCHDDQGIIWPLSVAPYQVVIIPASLKDDGQRQVAEGLYRELAAAGVEVVYDDRDERAGLKFVEADLIGYPLRITVGKRTITSGTVDVKWRSRKEETPLPLEGLSAQIQALLAREMEKYR